Sequence from the Sulfuracidifex tepidarius genome:
GAGGGAATCTCATTCAGCGGAGATATCCTGTATTTAAACATGGTCTATGAATATATCTTGTGTTTAATTTCTTTAAGCGATAAGTTCTCCTGGTAGGCAATGAATTCTAAATTAATTTCTCTTTATAGTTTACTACAAGCCCTAGTTTCTCGAGGAGTCTCTCTCCGATAATGTTTTTGTCTATTACGGGTGAATACAATATCTCAGCTACAGCTTCTTTTCCAAGCCCACTCACGTTAGCGAGCTTTACGTAGGTCTCATAGCACTGCATTGATGCGGTGCATATCCTAGGTCCGTCAGAAGGCTCGGCCGGTATCTCGTCAAAGATACCCTTTTCGACCAGTAGCTCACCTTGAAACCCTGTGTCTACCTTGACTTTTACTTTGACTTTTACTTTCGTCCCCTCTACCTCTACTTCAAGGTCCAAGGAAATACACCTTATCTGGAGTCTCCACTCTCACCTTCTTTCCCTCCTTTCTCTTAATCTCCATGAACTTGTAAGCATCGTCCTCACTCTGAAATTCAGCCTCAACTTTGTCTTCGACCACTACTTTGTAAGTCTCGTTGTGGAATCCGTTGGGTAGGTAGTTGTGGAATCCGTTGGGTAGGTACATGTCTACTATTTTCCTCGCCCATTCCCTTAATCTGTATGCGTCCTCTCCTTTCCTCTCTGCTAGACTCCTGATCTCAAGGGAATGAACGGGAATGCCGAGCTCTTTAGCTCTCCTGTTAGAGAGCGTATACCCGGGACTCTGCGAAGCGAATTAACCATTCGAGGTACTTAGGGGTGATCGTTATAGGAAGAGAAGGCAGAGAGACTACATTGTTGAACTCTTGGTACTTGTAGTAGATAGAGTCTGCCCCTGCGAGAAGTCCAGCTAGGGAAAGGAACGTGGTCTCAGGCTTGAGTCCAGGGGTAGCGTTTATGAAGACCTCATCTCCTTCTTCCTTGAACTTGATGATCCTTTTTATCACCTTGTCGAAAAGGTCATTAATTCCTTCATAAAATGATTCCTCAGAGGATATGGAGCTTATCTCTGTTTTCTCTCCATGAATACCTTGTTCCTCCAAGTAGTCCTTGATGACTTCCCCTGCAAGTTCCGAGTTCCACGTATTCGTGGTGTACATGAGCACGTAAACCTCCTCCTTCGAGTGCCCAAATCTCTTCATTGCTGAAAGGAGGGAGTCCAGCTCTGCAGACCCTCCTTGCCCTTTGTCCCTCAAGTACTCTAAGAGGACTCCCTTGATCCTGTTGAAATTATCAGCTATCTTTCTCTGTCTATCATCGTTGAAACTCATCCTCTCCCAGTTTTCAAGTCCTAGTTCATCTATAACCTTTTTCACATTACTGTCTTTTGACGAATTCCCTAACAGCGAAGTTCCTACTGCAGTTACATGAACTTTCCTCATAGGTATGAATAGTCTTAGGTCAATTTAGAACCAATACTCTGTCTAGATAGTGAGAAAAAAAGTGCTTGATATCTAAATCCACTAAAGTAATAGAGAGAATCAAAGATTAGGCTTGAGGCTAGCTAGAATTTCCTCATAAAGAACGGGTTTAAGAGAGCGAAAAGTTAGAGATGAGGGCAGATAGTCTCACCATTTGATACTCTTTTTCTTAAAAATAATTCCTATACTGAGATCTCCTTTAAGGCTGGGGGTTTAGCGAGACCTTGAGAGGAGAATCAACTATTATATATAAACATTTTATATACATGCATACACACCTACTGTCTTATCTTACTTGAATGGAGAAGATAGTATATGAACAACAATCCGCATATTGAGTGCCTATCTCCACGCTAAAAGAGAGATGGGCGAACAACGCACGGAACGGCGAACCAGTGAAACTTGTGTGAGGCAATAGTTAGATATCACCTTGCCCTCGTTAAACTTACAAGAAGGAGCAGGATCCATGTGTTCATTTCGTCGTGTTTTCTCCTGCAAGAGATAAAGCTCATGTTCACTCTTCACTTTTTGGGGAACTTGTCAGATCTTGCTACAAGTCTCACGTTCCAGTTCTGCCCTCAAACGGATCTTCAGGTCGACCTCTGAAGGAATCTTTATCTTGTTTATCAGGTTCCTAGTCCTGTTAGCTAAATAATTCAGGTAAATGAGAGAATACAATTTCCTGGACTTCTCGTTATCTTTGACCACATCTCCCAAGCTGACTAGATAAGTCCTCATCTCCTCGCAACAGAGCTCTATTCCTTTCTCCTTGCAGAAGGACGGGTTTTCCAGCATTTCCTTCAAGGGGTTCTTCTTCCCCTCTATGAGGTCCGACATCTCGAACTTCTCGTTGCACTGTTCGTCTCCGCATCTGCAGTCCACAATGAAGTCCAGTTTGTCGAGAATATTTGGAAGTTCCTTCGCGTTGAAGGCCTTGGAGATGTCCTCTCTCATAAGGTTGAGTTTCATCTCCCCTTTCTCCACAGTTTCCATGACCGGGAGGTCTACCTCGAATAGATCCGAATCGTTGAGCCCGCCGTACCTTTCCTTCAGCTTCTTTAGTTCTTCGACAGTTCTACACCCGTTCTCGGAGTCGCAAATTGACCTTATGATACCTCCGATGAGCTCATATGATCCCTTGAATCTCTCCACTTGTAATGACTTTAGGTCCCTCAACAGCCTGTTGACGTTGTCTAGAAAACTGTCTAGGTTTCCCTCCTTCATGCTGGAGAACAAGTTGTGGACGTATACCATGCATTGTATCGAATCGGAACAAGACTCGTTAAGCTTCCTCTTGAAGGACGCTATTTCGTCTATCTCGTCTAACATGAGAGGTAAAAGCACATCATGAATCCTTATCAACGAGTCCCTGACCTGTAGGCACTCCTGAACCGACGACTGGGACTTTATCTCGTCAAGCTGGACCTGTAAAAGCTGGGTCTGTTTCCTGTAATAATAAATCGTTGCAATTAAAGCGGCTGTAGAAATCACGGAGCTCAGTCCGGAAGCATATCCAATAGCCTGCAGTATCACGCTCATAGTTCGATTAAAGTAACATCACGTTTAAGGTTAACATTCTCTCATAGATCAGTTTTTCCTACATGAACCCAATCAATGGAATCACTTTACAAGTCCTCCATTTTATACGGTCTAGTATGAAAAACTCATTTTTAGACATGTTCAAAGTTCAGTAGGAAAATCTCGAACTCACTATTAAGTAAAATTGAAAGGTTCAAAAACCAGAAGAAAAGACCCATCTCAGGGCCTAGGGCGATTCAGGTCATCATTGCAAATTGTAATTATATTAAAATAGATTAAATAAAGAGAATTGTCAAGCGTGAGTCCTCGCCCAGCCCATACGAGGGTGTTCAATTAAATTTATTCTATTTCAATAAATAAACTGAATTCGCAAAGGAGAGGTAGATTGCTCGGGCCCTGAAGTTACTAAGATATTTAAAGACTTTAGAAATTAAATTAATAAATAAGGATCACAATATAACTCCTTTTATGCTTGAATTAATAATTGATTCTTTAAGAAAAAAACTTTATTAGCTCAAAAGGTTATATTTATTTATGCCTCAAACAGTAGAGCTATGCGGAATAAAGAGAGGAGAAGTTCTAAGGGACCCGTTGATATACGTTCTCTATGTTGTACCGCTGGTCATAGCTCTGGGGTTAATACCGGTTAAAGTTTCTTTCTCTTTCTCTTTGTTAGTTATAATTTCTTCTTTCATATTAATGACTCTTCTAATCCTTGTTCTCTCCTTCTTATTTGACAGATCTGGGTTGGGAGTATATCTGGTGGACGGAAAGGAACTAAAGATAAGGTATACCAAGAACGGTTTCACTTTCAAAGAGAAGAGGTTCACCTTACCCGTGACAATGGAAACGGTGAGCGGAACTCCAGTGAGAATAGCGGGATTGGGGCTGTATAAAATAGGCTACGGTACATTTCACGTCTCTGGGCATACGCTACCAACTATCATAAAGGGAAACATATCTAGGATAAAGACGGGTTACGTTATCAACGGTGAGGTCTTGATATACTGTGAGGACCTTGAGAAATACATCCAGCTCATAACTAGAAAATGCTAAACGTCATAGAGCATGAGTTGAGGAGACCAAGATAATTTCCATCTACGTCAGAGGTGAGACGTTCCCTGTACGCTTAAAGTCTCCTCTTGAGCTCGTCTATCTCCATTATCTCGCGGTCGTCCAGGAAATCCTTCAGCCAGTCGTATCTTAACCTTACAAGAAGTTCCTTAACGTCATCAGGGTCCACGTCCCCACGCTTCCACTGGTCGAACAAGGAAAGCGCTGACGAAGTCATGTCCTCTATTCCTTCGTACTTTCCCCTAAGCCTCTCAGCTACATCCATCATACATCTCTTTGGTACAGCACAAGGAGTGTCCTTCCTGTGGAGGTCGTGTATCATTGCCAAACACTGGAGCATCCTGCGCTCCGCCTTATAAGCCCTGAAGGCAGATAACCTAAGTTCTCCCTTCTTTAACCTCTCGTATGCTACCTTAAAGTCGTTCAAGCTCATTCTGGCGTAGGTTTTCTCATCCCTTATTGGCATATGAGAGTGACATATGTAGAGTCGAGGAATAAATTTTCCTTTCATGAGGAGTAGGTTTAGTGCTCAGGCAGGCGTTTTCTTGAACCCAGAGATGAATCTATTTGTTCAATGATAAAAAATCTTCTAATCTAAACTATTTAATTGTCCTACTCCCGTCGTTGGAGAGAGAGTCGCTACAATTAGCGTTTCGAACGACCTAAATCTACTTGAGATTGAAAGGAAGAAGGAGTTTAATTGCGTTCCTAATAATTTCACTCCAATTGATCTCTTTATGCTTCCTCATTTTCTCGTAGAGATCTTCCGGAACTTTTACCGTTATGATTCTCATGAGATAAACCTGTATATATGGGTATGTATATTTATAACTAATAGTTGCCTTATACAACGCTTTCAATTTATTTTACTTAAATAATACAGCAAATTACTTGGTAG
This genomic interval carries:
- a CDS encoding clan AA aspartic protease is translated as MDLEVEVEGTKVKVKVKVKVDTGFQGELLVEKGIFDEIPAEPSDGPRICTASMQCYETYVKLANVSGLGKEAVAEILYSPVIDKNIIGERLLEKLGLVVNYKEKLI
- a CDS encoding PaREP1 family protein, whose protein sequence is MPIRDEKTYARMSLNDFKVAYERLKKGELRLSAFRAYKAERRMLQCLAMIHDLHRKDTPCAVPKRCMMDVAERLRGKYEGIEDMTSSALSLFDQWKRGDVDPDDVKELLVRLRYDWLKDFLDDREIMEIDELKRRL